A single window of Pectobacterium parmentieri DNA harbors:
- the putA gene encoding trifunctional transcriptional regulator/proline dehydrogenase/L-glutamate gamma-semialdehyde dehydrogenase produces the protein MGFTTMGVKLDEETRERIKAAAQRIDRTPHWLIKQAIFHYLERLESGLDTPETPQWANASHIEAGEIMPQSREEETHQPFLDFAGQVLPQSVIRAAITSAYRRPENEFVPILLEQARLTDDMSKLTQNLAYRLAKQLRSQKSGSGRAGIVQGLLQEFSLSSQEGVALMCLAEALLRIPDKSTRDALIRDKISRGNWQAHLGHSPSLFVNAATWGLLFTGKLVATHNQAHLSNSLNRIIGKRGEPLIRKGVDMAMRLMGEQFVTGETIGEALANAREREGKGFRYSYDMLGEAALTEHDAAAYLTAYQQAIHAIGKASNGRGIYEGPGISIKLSALHPRYSRSQYDRVLNELYPRLLSLTLLARQYDIGINIDAEEADRLEISLDLLEKLCMDPQLVGWNGIGFVIQAYQKRCPYVIDMLVELAQRSHRRLMIRLVKGAYWDSEIKRAQIDGLEGYPVYTRKVYTDVSYLACARKLLAVPNLIYPQFATHNAQTLSAIYHMAGNNYYPGQYEFQCLHGMGEPLYDQVVGAVADGKLNRPCRIYAPVGTHETLLAYLVRRLLENGANTSFVNRIADTSMALETLVADPVSSVEALAKVEWSMGAPHPHIPLPHQLYGQARKNSSGLDLSNEHRLASLSSALLSQAVQPYAEPMIEGECEASEQKPVVNPADVRDVVGYVRDASVADVERAIDAAVHAGAIWFATPPAERAAILNRAASLMEGQLQSLLGLLVREAGKSFSNAIAEVREAVDFLRYYAGQVRDTFTNDTHRPLGPVVCISPWNFPLAIFTGQISAALAAGNSVLAKPAEQTPLIAAQAVRILHEAGIPLGVLQLLPGQGETIGASLVNDERVRGVVFTGSTAVAKTLQRSIAGRLDPQGRLTPLIAETGGLNAMIVDSSALTEQVVNDVIASAFDSAGQRCSALRLLCLQEDIADRTLAMLRGAMAECRMGDPERLSTDIGPLIDAEAKENVDQHIQTMRAKGHTVFQAAHPQDEETWLHGTFVKPTLIELGNIDELKKEVFGPVLHVIRYQSQQLDTVIEQINAAGYGLTLGVHTRIDETIQRVTNRAKVGNQYVNRNMVGAVVGVQPFGGEGLSGTGPKAGGPLYLYRLLAHRPDNAFAAEFAKQNREQAPDTSAQISLLAGLQALEDWAISGERHDLAALCQRYKEHSVSGTTLQLSGPTGESNTYTLLPREQILCLADNEDDRLIQAAAVLATGGKLLWPEGEQEKTLYERLPQKVQSRIQLVHDWQRHDGVSFHGVIYHGDADRLRQISEALAERDGPVIPLLGYAQGDIHVQLERLLNERSLSINTAAAGGNASLMTIG, from the coding sequence ATGGGCTTTACCACGATGGGTGTAAAACTCGATGAGGAAACACGTGAACGCATCAAGGCGGCGGCACAGCGTATTGATCGTACACCGCACTGGCTGATCAAACAGGCTATTTTCCATTACCTCGAACGCCTCGAAAGTGGCCTCGACACTCCTGAAACACCGCAATGGGCGAACGCGAGCCACATTGAAGCAGGAGAGATTATGCCGCAATCTCGTGAAGAAGAAACCCACCAACCCTTTCTTGATTTCGCCGGGCAGGTTCTTCCCCAGTCCGTCATCCGCGCAGCCATTACCTCTGCTTATCGTCGGCCCGAGAACGAATTTGTTCCTATCTTGCTTGAACAGGCAAGACTTACTGACGATATGTCGAAATTAACTCAAAATCTGGCTTATCGGCTGGCAAAGCAATTACGCAGTCAGAAATCCGGAAGTGGTCGTGCGGGCATTGTGCAAGGGTTGCTACAGGAATTTTCACTTTCTTCTCAGGAAGGGGTGGCACTGATGTGTTTAGCGGAAGCGCTGCTGCGTATTCCTGATAAATCGACGCGTGATGCGCTGATCCGCGACAAGATCAGCAGAGGAAACTGGCAGGCGCATCTCGGTCATAGCCCATCGCTTTTCGTGAATGCCGCAACCTGGGGGCTACTGTTTACCGGCAAGCTGGTTGCGACACACAATCAAGCACACTTGTCGAACTCGCTGAATCGCATCATCGGTAAACGCGGCGAGCCGCTCATCCGCAAAGGCGTCGATATGGCCATGCGACTGATGGGAGAACAGTTCGTCACGGGGGAAACCATCGGTGAAGCGCTGGCGAATGCCCGCGAACGGGAGGGTAAAGGTTTCCGCTATTCCTACGATATGTTGGGTGAAGCGGCGCTAACGGAACACGATGCCGCTGCCTATCTGACCGCTTACCAACAGGCGATTCATGCTATCGGCAAGGCCTCGAACGGGCGTGGAATTTACGAAGGGCCGGGTATTTCCATCAAGCTTTCGGCGCTGCACCCGCGCTATAGCCGTTCGCAGTATGATCGTGTGCTCAATGAGTTGTACCCACGGCTGTTATCGCTGACGCTACTGGCGCGCCAGTACGATATCGGGATCAATATTGATGCGGAAGAAGCAGATCGACTGGAGATCTCTCTCGATCTGCTGGAAAAGCTCTGTATGGATCCGCAACTGGTGGGGTGGAATGGTATCGGGTTTGTGATTCAGGCTTACCAGAAACGTTGCCCATATGTGATTGATATGCTGGTTGAGTTGGCACAGCGCAGTCATCGGCGGCTGATGATTCGTCTGGTGAAAGGGGCGTACTGGGACAGTGAAATTAAACGGGCGCAGATTGACGGGCTGGAAGGCTATCCGGTCTACACGCGTAAGGTCTACACCGATGTGTCTTATCTGGCCTGTGCACGTAAACTACTGGCCGTACCGAATCTAATTTATCCGCAGTTCGCCACCCACAACGCGCAGACGTTAAGCGCGATCTACCACATGGCGGGTAACAATTATTATCCTGGTCAGTATGAGTTCCAGTGCCTGCACGGTATGGGAGAACCGCTCTATGATCAGGTGGTCGGTGCGGTTGCCGACGGTAAACTTAACCGTCCGTGTCGTATCTATGCCCCGGTCGGAACCCATGAAACGCTACTGGCTTATCTGGTGCGACGCCTGCTGGAAAACGGCGCGAATACCTCGTTTGTTAACCGTATTGCGGATACGTCTATGGCGCTGGAAACGCTGGTTGCCGATCCGGTTAGTAGCGTAGAGGCACTGGCAAAAGTAGAATGGAGTATGGGCGCACCGCATCCCCATATTCCGCTGCCGCATCAGCTATATGGGCAGGCACGGAAAAATTCGAGCGGGCTTGATCTCTCGAATGAGCATCGGCTAGCTTCGCTCTCCAGCGCGCTGCTAAGTCAGGCGGTGCAGCCGTATGCCGAGCCGATGATTGAAGGGGAGTGCGAGGCGAGTGAACAAAAGCCCGTAGTGAACCCCGCCGACGTGCGCGATGTGGTGGGCTATGTCCGTGATGCCTCCGTGGCGGATGTTGAACGGGCAATCGATGCTGCGGTGCATGCCGGTGCCATCTGGTTTGCGACGCCGCCTGCTGAGCGTGCCGCGATATTGAATCGGGCCGCCTCATTGATGGAAGGGCAGTTACAAAGCCTGCTGGGGCTGTTGGTGCGGGAAGCCGGTAAATCCTTTAGCAACGCGATTGCGGAAGTGCGTGAAGCGGTCGATTTCTTACGCTATTACGCGGGGCAGGTGCGAGACACCTTCACCAATGATACCCATCGTCCTCTGGGTCCCGTCGTTTGCATTAGTCCGTGGAATTTCCCGCTGGCAATCTTTACCGGACAAATTTCTGCTGCACTGGCGGCAGGAAACAGCGTATTGGCGAAACCGGCTGAACAAACGCCGCTGATTGCGGCGCAGGCCGTGCGTATTCTGCATGAAGCAGGTATTCCCTTGGGTGTGTTGCAACTGCTGCCTGGACAAGGAGAAACGATAGGCGCGTCGTTGGTGAACGACGAGCGAGTACGTGGCGTGGTGTTTACCGGTTCGACGGCTGTAGCCAAAACCCTGCAACGTAGCATTGCTGGCAGACTCGATCCACAGGGGCGTTTGACGCCGTTGATTGCCGAAACGGGTGGCCTGAATGCCATGATTGTCGACTCGTCTGCACTAACGGAACAGGTGGTGAATGATGTTATCGCCTCTGCGTTCGACAGTGCCGGACAGCGTTGTTCGGCGCTGCGCCTGCTGTGCCTGCAAGAAGATATCGCGGATCGCACGCTGGCTATGCTGCGCGGCGCGATGGCGGAGTGTCGAATGGGGGATCCTGAACGACTATCGACCGACATCGGCCCGCTGATTGACGCCGAAGCGAAAGAGAATGTGGATCAGCATATTCAGACGATGCGGGCGAAAGGTCATACCGTATTTCAGGCTGCGCATCCGCAGGACGAGGAGACATGGCTGCACGGAACGTTTGTAAAACCGACCCTAATCGAATTGGGCAATATAGACGAGCTGAAAAAAGAGGTTTTTGGTCCAGTTTTACACGTCATTCGCTATCAAAGCCAGCAGTTGGATACCGTGATTGAGCAGATCAACGCGGCGGGTTATGGCCTGACGCTGGGCGTACATACGCGTATTGATGAAACTATCCAGCGTGTGACGAACAGGGCAAAGGTGGGTAACCAGTACGTGAACCGCAATATGGTGGGAGCCGTTGTCGGCGTTCAACCGTTTGGCGGAGAAGGCTTATCAGGAACCGGGCCAAAGGCCGGCGGACCGCTTTATCTATACCGCTTACTGGCACATCGACCGGACAACGCGTTCGCAGCAGAATTCGCCAAACAGAATCGTGAGCAGGCACCGGATACTTCTGCCCAAATATCGCTTCTGGCGGGACTACAGGCGTTGGAAGACTGGGCGATTAGCGGTGAGCGTCACGATCTGGCGGCGCTGTGTCAGCGCTATAAAGAGCATAGTGTTAGCGGAACAACGCTACAGTTGTCTGGCCCGACAGGGGAAAGTAATACGTATACGTTGTTGCCACGTGAGCAGATTCTATGTCTGGCAGATAATGAGGACGACCGTTTGATTCAGGCGGCAGCGGTGCTGGCAACGGGCGGAAAACTCCTGTGGCCTGAAGGTGAACAGGAGAAAACGCTCTACGAACGTTTACCGCAGAAGGTGCAGTCGCGTATTCAGCTTGTACATGACTGGCAACGCCATGATGGGGTGTCTTTTCACGGTGTAATTTATCATGGCGATGCCGATCGGTTACGGCAGATCAGCGAAGCACTCGCAGAACGTGATGGGCCGGTTATTCCGCTGCTGGGCTACGCGCAGGGTGATATCCATGTTCAACTGGAGCGTCTGCTGAATGAACGCTCTTTGAGCATCAATACCGCCGCCGCGGGCGGTAACGCCAGCCTAATGACGATAGGTTAA
- the ppiC gene encoding peptidylprolyl isomerase PpiC: protein MANTAAALHILVDTEQLASDILAQLEKGADFQKLAQKHSTCPSKRNGGDLGEFRKGDMVPAFDKAVFSCELLKPFGPVKTQFGYHVIKVLYRN from the coding sequence ATGGCAAATACCGCAGCAGCCCTACACATTCTGGTCGATACCGAGCAACTGGCTAGCGACATTTTGGCTCAACTGGAAAAAGGTGCCGATTTTCAGAAACTGGCGCAAAAACACTCAACCTGCCCATCAAAACGTAACGGCGGAGATTTAGGTGAATTTCGTAAAGGTGACATGGTGCCAGCTTTCGATAAAGCCGTGTTTTCCTGCGAATTACTGAAACCGTTTGGTCCGGTGAAGACCCAGTTTGGTTACCATGTGATCAAGGTGCTGTACCGTAACTAA
- the rep gene encoding DNA helicase Rep, protein MRLNPSQQHAVEFVTGPCLVLAGAGSGKTRVITNKIAHLIRQCGYQARHIAAVTFTNKAAREMKERVAQTLGRKETRGLMIATFHTLGLEIIKREYAALGMKSNFSLFDDQDQIALLKELTEQWLENDKVLLQQLISTISNWKNDLIDPAGAAATARSERDKLFVHCYSLYHEHLRACNVLDFDDLILLPTLLLKQNAEVRERWQNRLRYLLVDEYQDTNTSQYELVKLLVGTRARFTVVGDDDQSIYSWRGARPQNLVLLQQDFPALDVIKLEQNYRSSGRILKAANILIANNPHVFEKRLFSELGYGDELKVITANNEDHEAERVVGELIAHHFIKKTQYGDYAILYRGNHQSRLFEKMLMQNRIPYRISGGTSFFSRPEIKDLLAYLRVLTNPDDDSAFLRIVNTPKREIGPATMKKLGEWAGQRNKGLFSASFDFGLSQSLTGRGLESLQRFTQWMEGISRLAEREPVAAVRDLIHGLDYESWLYETSPSPKAAEMRMKNVNQLFSWMTEMLEGSDLDEPMTLTQVVTRFTLRDMMERGESEEELDQVQLMTLHASKGLEFPYVFLVGMEEGLLPHQSSIDEDNVDEERRLAYVGITRAQRELFFTLCKERRQYGELMRPEPSRFLLELPQDDVVWETERKVVSAQERMQKGQTNVANIRAMLAKAKGE, encoded by the coding sequence ATGCGCTTAAACCCCAGCCAACAACATGCCGTCGAATTCGTCACCGGACCTTGTCTGGTACTGGCGGGCGCAGGCTCAGGCAAGACCCGCGTTATCACCAATAAAATTGCGCACCTTATCCGTCAGTGTGGCTATCAGGCTCGACACATTGCTGCGGTAACGTTTACCAATAAAGCGGCGCGTGAAATGAAGGAACGTGTGGCGCAAACGCTGGGGCGTAAAGAGACGCGCGGGCTAATGATTGCGACCTTCCATACGTTGGGGCTAGAGATCATCAAGCGTGAATACGCCGCGCTGGGTATGAAATCCAATTTCTCCCTGTTTGACGATCAGGATCAGATAGCGCTGCTGAAAGAGCTTACGGAACAGTGGCTGGAAAACGATAAAGTTCTGCTGCAACAACTGATCTCAACGATCTCAAATTGGAAAAATGATCTGATCGATCCTGCCGGTGCAGCCGCGACCGCTCGATCCGAACGCGACAAGCTGTTTGTACATTGCTACTCGCTTTATCACGAACACCTGCGTGCCTGTAACGTGCTGGATTTCGACGATCTGATTTTGCTGCCTACGCTGTTGCTGAAGCAGAATGCCGAAGTGCGTGAACGCTGGCAGAACCGCTTACGCTACCTGCTGGTGGATGAATATCAGGATACCAATACCAGCCAGTACGAGCTGGTTAAGCTGCTGGTTGGCACTCGCGCACGCTTTACCGTCGTAGGGGATGACGATCAGTCTATTTACTCCTGGCGTGGCGCACGGCCACAGAATCTGGTGTTATTACAGCAGGATTTCCCCGCGCTTGATGTGATCAAACTGGAACAGAACTACCGTTCATCCGGGCGTATTCTGAAAGCAGCCAATATTCTCATCGCTAATAACCCGCACGTTTTTGAAAAGCGGCTGTTCTCGGAGCTGGGTTACGGTGATGAGCTTAAAGTGATTACCGCCAACAACGAAGATCACGAGGCCGAGCGTGTCGTTGGCGAATTGATTGCCCATCACTTTATTAAAAAGACCCAGTACGGCGACTATGCCATTTTGTATCGTGGCAACCACCAGTCACGTCTGTTTGAAAAGATGTTGATGCAGAACCGTATTCCATATCGTATCTCCGGCGGCACGTCTTTTTTCTCTCGACCTGAAATCAAAGATTTACTGGCTTACCTGCGTGTATTGACTAACCCGGACGATGACAGCGCGTTCTTACGCATAGTGAACACGCCCAAACGTGAGATTGGTCCGGCGACGATGAAGAAGCTGGGCGAGTGGGCAGGGCAGCGTAATAAAGGCCTGTTCAGCGCGAGTTTTGATTTCGGATTGAGCCAGTCTCTGACTGGCCGTGGGCTGGAATCCCTGCAACGGTTTACGCAGTGGATGGAGGGTATTTCCCGCCTTGCTGAGCGTGAGCCTGTTGCCGCCGTGCGTGACCTGATTCATGGGTTAGACTACGAAAGTTGGCTGTATGAAACCTCACCTAGTCCAAAAGCAGCGGAAATGCGGATGAAGAACGTCAATCAGCTATTCAGTTGGATGACGGAAATGCTCGAAGGCTCCGATCTGGATGAACCCATGACGCTGACGCAGGTGGTGACGCGCTTTACGCTGCGGGACATGATGGAGCGTGGTGAAAGTGAAGAGGAATTAGATCAGGTACAGCTAATGACGCTACATGCGTCCAAAGGCCTGGAATTCCCCTACGTCTTTTTAGTTGGGATGGAAGAGGGCCTGTTGCCGCACCAGAGCAGCATTGATGAAGATAACGTTGACGAAGAACGCCGTCTGGCATACGTGGGGATTACACGTGCTCAGCGCGAGCTGTTTTTCACGCTGTGTAAAGAACGCCGCCAGTATGGCGAACTCATGCGCCCAGAACCGAGCCGCTTCCTGCTTGAACTGCCGCAGGATGATGTGGTGTGGGAAACGGAAAGAAAAGTGGTTAGCGCACAAGAGCGTATGCAGAAAGGTCAAACGAACGTCGCTAATATTCGGGCGATGTTGGCAAAAGCAAAAGGGGAGTAA
- the ppx gene encoding exopolyphosphatase, whose protein sequence is MLSSSSLYAAIDLGSNSFHMLVTRETAGSIQTLAKIKRKVRLAAGLDKQSRLSQEAMQRGWQCLQLFSERLQDIPQDQVRVVATATLRLATNADEFLQRAQEILGLPIQVISGEEEARLIYQGVAHTTGGPDARLVVDIGGGSTELATGVGAKTTQLISLPMGCVTWLDRYFSDRNLEAGNFERAEHAAREMLRPVAASLREQGWQICVGASGTVQALQEIMVAQGMDEYITLPKLRQLKEHAIQCDKLEELEIEGLTLERALVFPSGLAILLAIFQELDIKTMTLAGGALREGLVYGMLNLPVDQDIRHRTLETLQRRYLLDTEQAKRVSTLADNFLQQVARDWQLDSRCRELLRSACLVHEIGLSIDFRQSPQHAAYLIRHSDLPGFTPAQKKLLATLLQNQINPVDLMPLSQQNALPVNQAQRLCRLLRLAIIFASRRRDDTLPAVRLRVEGEALRLILPAGWLAQHPLRAEMLEQESRWQSYVHWPLMLEETTI, encoded by the coding sequence ATGCTGAGCTCTTCTTCACTTTACGCAGCCATCGATCTCGGTTCGAACAGCTTCCATATGCTGGTCACCCGGGAAACCGCAGGCAGCATTCAGACGTTGGCGAAAATAAAGCGTAAGGTCCGCCTTGCGGCAGGGCTGGATAAGCAGAGTCGGCTCTCGCAGGAAGCGATGCAGCGTGGTTGGCAGTGTCTACAACTGTTCTCCGAACGGTTGCAGGACATTCCGCAGGATCAGGTGCGTGTCGTCGCGACCGCAACCCTGCGGCTGGCAACGAATGCTGACGAATTCCTGCAACGGGCTCAGGAAATTCTGGGCTTGCCGATTCAAGTTATCAGCGGCGAAGAAGAAGCACGCTTGATTTATCAAGGCGTAGCACATACGACAGGTGGCCCGGATGCGCGTCTGGTTGTGGATATCGGCGGTGGCAGCACCGAACTCGCGACAGGTGTCGGTGCCAAAACGACCCAGTTGATCAGCCTCCCGATGGGATGCGTCACGTGGCTGGATCGCTATTTCAGCGATCGCAACCTCGAAGCCGGTAACTTTGAACGTGCTGAACATGCAGCGCGTGAAATGTTGCGCCCTGTCGCGGCTTCTCTGCGCGAACAGGGTTGGCAAATCTGCGTCGGCGCTTCTGGTACAGTACAAGCACTACAGGAAATTATGGTCGCGCAGGGAATGGATGAATACATTACCCTGCCGAAGCTCAGGCAGCTTAAAGAGCATGCGATTCAGTGCGATAAGTTGGAAGAATTAGAAATTGAAGGCCTGACGCTGGAACGCGCGCTGGTTTTCCCCAGCGGGTTAGCCATCCTATTGGCTATCTTCCAGGAACTCGACATCAAGACGATGACGCTGGCTGGAGGCGCTCTGCGTGAAGGGCTGGTCTATGGCATGTTGAATTTGCCCGTCGATCAGGATATTCGCCACCGCACGCTGGAGACGCTACAACGTCGTTATCTGCTGGATACTGAACAGGCTAAACGCGTCAGTACGCTGGCAGACAACTTTCTGCAACAGGTTGCCCGTGACTGGCAATTAGATAGCCGATGTCGCGAGTTACTGCGCAGCGCCTGTCTGGTGCATGAAATCGGTTTGAGCATTGATTTTCGCCAGTCGCCCCAGCATGCAGCCTATTTGATTCGCCATAGCGATCTCCCCGGCTTCACACCAGCCCAGAAGAAACTGTTAGCCACACTCCTGCAAAACCAGATTAACCCCGTCGATTTGATGCCGCTCAGTCAGCAGAATGCGCTACCGGTCAATCAGGCACAGCGCCTGTGCCGCCTGTTGCGTCTGGCAATTATTTTTGCCAGCCGCCGCCGCGATGACACATTACCAGCAGTACGATTACGCGTAGAAGGTGAAGCGCTACGTTTGATTCTACCTGCTGGCTGGCTGGCTCAGCACCCGCTCCGGGCAGAAATGCTGGAACAGGAAAGCCGCTGGCAAAGCTACGTACACTGGCCGCTGATGCTGGAAGAAACGACGATTTAA
- the rhlB gene encoding ATP-dependent RNA helicase RhlB, which translates to MSKTHLTEQKFSDFALHPQVIEALESKGFHNCTPIQALALPLALSGRDVAGQAQTGTGKTLAFLASTFHYLLSHPANAERQTNQPRALIMAPTRELAVQIHSDAEALSHLTGLKLGLAYGGDGYDKQLKVLESGVDILVGTTGRLIDYAKQNHINLGAIQVVVLDEADRMYDLGFIKDIRWLFRRMPAAAQRLNMLFSATLSYRVRELAFEQMNNAEYVEVEPEQKTGHRIKEELFYPSNEEKMRLLQTLLEEEWPDRCIIFANTKHRCEDVWGHLAADGHRVGLLTGDVAQKKRLRILEEFTQGNLDILVATDVAARGLHIPSVTHVFNYDLPDDCEDYVHRIGRTGRAGQSGFSISLACEEYALNLPAIETYIGHGIPVSKYNSDALMNDLPAPKRLTRPPRSNNGPRRHSSAPRRSGAPRNNRKRAD; encoded by the coding sequence ATGAGCAAAACACACTTAACTGAACAGAAGTTTTCCGACTTCGCCCTGCACCCGCAGGTTATCGAAGCCCTTGAAAGTAAAGGGTTTCATAACTGTACGCCTATTCAGGCGTTAGCTCTGCCATTAGCTTTGTCAGGGCGTGATGTTGCGGGTCAGGCGCAAACCGGTACCGGCAAGACGCTGGCTTTTCTCGCGTCTACTTTCCATTATTTGCTTTCACACCCTGCAAACGCAGAGCGTCAAACCAATCAACCGCGTGCCTTAATTATGGCACCCACCCGTGAACTGGCTGTCCAGATTCACTCTGACGCAGAAGCGCTGTCTCACCTGACTGGGCTAAAATTGGGTTTGGCCTACGGTGGCGACGGCTACGACAAACAGCTTAAAGTGCTGGAAAGCGGCGTTGATATTTTGGTCGGCACCACTGGTCGCCTGATCGACTATGCCAAACAAAACCATATTAATTTGGGCGCGATCCAGGTCGTCGTGCTGGATGAAGCGGATCGCATGTACGATCTCGGCTTCATCAAAGATATCCGCTGGTTGTTCCGCCGTATGCCAGCCGCTGCACAGCGCCTGAACATGCTCTTTTCCGCTACGCTCTCCTACCGGGTGCGTGAACTCGCGTTTGAACAGATGAATAACGCTGAGTACGTGGAAGTCGAACCAGAACAGAAAACCGGCCACCGCATTAAAGAAGAACTGTTTTATCCATCCAACGAAGAGAAAATGCGCCTGCTCCAGACGCTGTTGGAAGAAGAGTGGCCGGATCGCTGCATTATTTTCGCCAATACCAAGCATCGCTGTGAAGACGTCTGGGGCCACTTGGCTGCCGACGGCCACCGCGTCGGGCTGCTGACGGGCGACGTGGCGCAGAAAAAACGCCTGCGTATTCTGGAAGAATTTACTCAAGGTAATCTGGATATTCTGGTGGCAACGGACGTTGCAGCGCGCGGTTTGCACATTCCTTCTGTAACCCACGTTTTCAACTACGACCTGCCGGATGACTGCGAAGACTACGTTCACCGTATTGGCCGTACTGGCCGTGCAGGGCAAAGTGGGTTTTCTATCAGTCTGGCCTGCGAAGAGTACGCACTGAATCTCCCGGCTATCGAAACCTATATCGGCCACGGTATCCCGGTCAGCAAATACAACAGTGACGCACTGATGAACGATTTACCTGCGCCTAAGCGTTTAACACGCCCACCGCGTTCTAATAATGGCCCGCGCCGACATAGTAGTGCGCCACGCCGCAGTGGAGCGCCCCGTAATAACCGTAAACGAGCGGACTAA
- the trxA gene encoding thioredoxin TrxA: MSDKIIHLTDDSFDTKVLQADGATLVDFWAEWCGPCKMIAPILDEIAEEFEGKLTVTKLNIDENPATAPKYGIRGIPTLLLFKNGEVAATKVGALSKGQLKEFLTANL; this comes from the coding sequence ATGAGCGATAAAATAATTCACCTGACTGATGACAGCTTTGATACGAAAGTATTGCAGGCTGATGGCGCTACCTTGGTTGATTTTTGGGCTGAGTGGTGTGGTCCTTGTAAAATGATCGCTCCTATTCTGGATGAAATTGCCGAAGAGTTTGAAGGTAAACTGACGGTGACCAAGCTGAACATTGACGAAAATCCTGCGACTGCACCGAAATATGGTATCCGCGGTATCCCTACACTGCTGTTGTTTAAAAACGGCGAAGTGGCGGCGACAAAAGTTGGCGCACTGTCCAAAGGGCAACTGAAAGAGTTCCTGACGGCAAATCTGTAA